From the genome of Vicia villosa cultivar HV-30 ecotype Madison, WI linkage group LG2, Vvil1.0, whole genome shotgun sequence, one region includes:
- the LOC131649967 gene encoding uncharacterized protein LOC131649967, translating into MHLEFQMAANDKPLKVDSAKNKSDVKMDPANLKFDASDMAANDKLVKVDHAKDKSDVKMDPANLNLDAKFHVLYFGIFVMAPNDKPVKVDPAKDKSDVKMDPANLNLDASNMSRKFDCIKDISDKKETWRLAVRIIDVWSVVNSKGAEHLEMVIMDAAGDRIQVLIRADHTDKWKSRIQENMTCIINNGTVFDNDFQWKLCDHSKKFVFLGGTTMKHMDVQNIPPLKYYFKEFCEINAGKCHLNRLEDIIGVVHEINNMQSNTPGKKTFVALSLKDLSGDIINCTLWESYGIKFLEYYNDPTNTGAIVIILTHAMIKDSQVSNAWSGSKLLINEDIQEISEFLSKLPANEQSQKPSQSTKSMSLWSGGSQFTTLEKFVHKAKCIPLSQFCKIKQDMLCVTVGTTTKFYVSKHVCVCGENVHKPIPRYKVDIYVYDGESKFRFVFWDADCEQIIGQSADSMHKSMLENGEDDPMVYPDELDMLLEKKMALRAKVQPNFGQASVWKFSYDEEFVSQIEKDYIADEAHSLPPIQNAVADHVDTSMESLSAFGENDHEKSLANTPSKSVSHGVDAEESDCQLLGLTQYSGTKPPKKVKIEPNA; encoded by the exons ATGCATTTAGAATTTCAG ATGGCTGCTAATGACAAACCTCTGAAAGTGGATTCTGCTAAGAACAAATCTGACGTGAAAATGGATCCTGCTAACTTGAAGTTTGATGCAAGTGAT ATGGCCGCAAATGACAAACTTGTGAAAGTGGATCATGCTAAGGACAAATCTGACGTGAAAATGGATCCTGCTAACTTGAATTTGGATGCAA AATTTCATGTATTATATTTTGGTATATTTGTG ATGGCTCCTAATGACAAACCTGTGAAGGTGGATCCTGCTAAGGACAAATCTGATGTGAAAATGGATCCTGCTAACTTGAATTTGGATGCAAGT AATATGAGTCGTAAATTTGACTGCATAAAAGACATCAGCGACAAGAAGGAAACATGGAGATTGGCTGTTCGAATTATTGATGTATGGAGCGTTGTTAACAGTAAGGGTGCTGAACATCTGGAGATGGTTATCATGGATGCTGCG GGTGATCGAATTCAAGTTTTGATTCGGGCTGATCATACAGATAAgtggaaatcaagaattcaagaGAATATGACTTGCATAATCAACAACGGGACTGTATTTGATAACGATTTTCAGTGGAAGCTGTGTGACCATTCAAAGAAATTCGTGTTCCTTGGTGGTACGACTATGAAACACATGGATGTACAAAATATTCCTCCTCTGAAGTATTATTTCAAAGAGTTTTGCGAAATCAATGCAGGCAAATGTCATCTTAACAGACTTGAAG ATATTATAGGTGTTGTACATGAGATAAACAATATGCAATCAAACACTCCAGGAAAGAAGACATTTGTGGCCCTCAGTCTCAAAGATTTGAG CGGTGACATCATTAACTGCACATTATGGGAGAGCTATGGTATTAAGTTTTTGGAATATTATAATGACCCAACTAACACGGGTGCTATTGTCATCATACTAACCCATGCAATGATCAAGGATTCTCAgg TATCCAATGCATGGAGTGGTTCAAAGCTGCTAATCAACGAAGACATCCAGGagatttctgagtttttgtcAAA GTTGCCTGCAAATGAGCAATCCCAAAAGCCTTCGCAATCTACCAAATCCATGTCTCTTTGGTCTGGTGGATCTCAGTTTACAACACTTGAAAAATTTGTTCATAAGGCAAAGTGCATTCCTTTGAGTCAATTCTGCAAAATCAAACAA gacATGTTATGTGTTACTGTTGGAACTACCACGAAATTTTATGTATCCAAGCATG TGTGTGTGTGTGGCGAAAATGTTCACAAACCCATACCAAG GTACAAAGTTGATATATATGTTTATGACGGTGAATCAAAGTTCCGGTTTGTATTTTGGGATGCCGACTGTGAGCAGATTATAGGACAATCTGCTGATAGCATGCATAAATCAATGTTAGAG AATGGTGAAGATGATCCCATGGTTTATCCTGACGAGCTTGACATGTTGTTGGAGAAGAAAATGGCTTTGAGAGCTAAAGTACAGCCAAACTTTGGGCAAGCATCTGTTTGGAAGTTTTCTTATGATGAAGAATTTGTCAGTCAAATTGAAAAGGATTATATTGCTGATGAG GCTCATAGTCTTCCTCCCATTCAAAATGCTGTTGCTGATCATGTTGATACTTCCATG GAGTCCTTATCTGCATTTGGAGAAAATGATCATGAGAAGAGTTTGGCCAATACCCCATCAAAGAGTGTTTCTCATGGTGTTGATGCTGAAGAATCGGATTGTCAGCTTTTAGGACTTACACAATATTCAGGAACCAAGCCACCCAAAAAAGTGAAgattgaaccaaatgcttga
- the LOC131649966 gene encoding uncharacterized protein LOC131649966: MDGLNQKALEDKWFSSVLSKKRSAEARLHRKRQLQSKRAKKLNGLQKENVGKTTPISSHDNAHARIPFSTISQNIPSSSNSVITTLQKTHASSVISSLGNSLNKKRPRVVTCRNINMRGTNLKNRFDNVVGECGSTSSKNSPLHTTEINELFEDDNEEDNMHDDSSESWSSDDSMVMDEDEEDMDNQAVMVNALPSGDFYDIGDPVFECPKCGANMWYLERKTKCRQTLSPKFTMCCGDGKVQIPLLREPPPVLQKLLFDQTNPESKLFQQQIRLFNMMFAFTSPGAKMDNRFNNGRGPPNYRIQGQSCHRIGSMLPLPGQNPRFAQLYIYDTEHEIQHRVNRFKTKDGIDLDIVKKLSSMLYQHNVHAQSFKMARDILSEGNVSDLKLRLISERRTDGRIYNQPTVSEVAALIVGDVDTAEKRDIIMHKQTGQLQRIDEYHTSYLGFQYPLLFPYGEDGYRPNIRHRNQDSNNRRNSESMTGVADNEDVPWEQANKRNRLTIREWFAFRIQARKNEAQTVIRSRRLFQQFLVDGYTMMESERLRWLRKNQSKLRVGKYNYLTDIRTNGHTDGSNTGKRVVLPSSYVGSRRYMDQLYFDGMAICSYVGFPDLFITFTCNPNWPELKRVLASNNLTPADRPDLITRIFKMKFDELLSDLTKKSCMGKVLAYMYTIEFQKRGLPHAHILIFLHPSSKYPTPADIDRIISAEITNKDTDGDLYNLVKSHMIHGPCGNAHRSSQCMKDGKCSKYFPKDFRAETVVDQDGYPVYRRRDNGHTVIRNGIEVDTRFVVPYNAKLLLKFRTHINMEWCNQSTSIKYLFKYINKGYDRITAAIVMNENGCPIERQDIDEIKQYINCRYVSPSEASWRIYGFPIHGRKPAVERLHFHCEGQHSVYYTDISNVSNVLEKPSVTESMFTAWFEANQKYTEAQQLTYSNFVSKFVYVKKKREWKPRQKGYTIGRLIWVPPTTGELYFLRMMLTHVKGPRNYSELKIVNNVKYDTFRDACFAMGFIGDDREFIAAISEAFQWGSGHYLRLLFVHMLLSSSINRPRHVWSKTRHLLSDGILYSQQTIANNRGLRLSEQEIYNLTLIEIEKLLQRNRKSLSDFPGMPKPQGYVPEEFGNKLIYEERNYNPDEQLQEFNMLYQNLTDEQRDVFKQIMMAVNNQNGGVFFLYGYGGTGKTYMWRTLASYIRSKKQICLTAASSGIASLLFPGGRTAHSKFKIPIPTLESSTCDINKGSDRGDLLKLSKLIIWDEAPMCHKFCFEALDKTLKDIMGGSKASNKIFGGKVIVFGGDFRQILPVIPRGSRSDIVHATINSSYIWDHYKVLKLTKNMRLQQSAKSTSSAELRHFSDWILTVGDGKISEPNDGYAEIDVPKDLLISDFDDPLEAIFENTYPNFAVNYNNVDFLQSRAILAGTIETVDQINQYILEFVPGQEKEYLSSDSVDTTDGDGNESFDVLTPEFLNALQTSGVPNHKIKLKIGTPIMLLRNIDQAEGLCNGTRLIVTKLADHVIEAKIISGKNIGGVVYIARMDITPTQSPWPFRMTRRQFPIMVCYAMTINKSQGQSLDFVGIYLPRSVFSHGQFYVAVSRVKSKKGLKILIHDKDKQPLSVTTNVVFKEVFENL; this comes from the exons ATGGATGGTCTGAATCAAAAGGCTCTTGAAGATAAATGGTTTAGCAGTGTGTTAAGCAAAAAAAGATCAGCAGAAGCAAGACTTCATCGTAAACGTCAACTTCAATCCAAGAGAGCAAAGAAATTGAATGGACTGCAGAAGGAGAATGTAGGCAAGACTACCCCAATTAGTAGTCATGATAATGCTCATGCAAGAATTCCATTTTCTACCATCTCTCAGAACATTCCAAGTTCCAGCAATTCGGTTATAACAACTTTGCAGAAAACTCATGCTTCCTCAGTGATCAGTAGTCTTGGAAATTCGTTGAATAAAAAACGTCCAAGAGTGGTTACATGCAGAAACATCAATATGAGAGGGACGAATTTAAAGAATAGATTTGATAACGTTGTTGGTGAATGTGGTTCTACATCTTCAAAAAACTCTCCATTACATACTACTGAAATCAATGAactttttgaagatgacaacgaAGAGGATAATATGCATGATGATTCGTCAGAGA GTTGGAGTTCAGATGACAGCATGGTTATGGACGAGGATGAAGAAGATATGGACAATCAAGCTGTAATGGTCAATGCACTACCATCAG GAGATTTTTACGACATAGGTGATCCAGTGTTTGAATGTCCAAAATGTGGTGCAAACATGTGGTATTTAGAAAGGAAGACCAAGTGTCGGCAAACATTAAGTCCTAAGTTCACAATGTGTTGCGGGGATGGTAAAGTTCAAATTCCTCTATTGAGAGAACCTCCACCGGTGTTACAGAAACTGCTGTTTGACCAAACAAACCCTGAATCAAAACTATTTCAACAACAAATACGTCTTTTCAACATGATGTTTGCATTTACGTCTCCGGGTGCTAAAATGGACAACCGTTTTAACAATGGTAGAGGTCCTCCAAATTACCGAATTCAAGGACAATCATGTCATCGTATAGGTAGCATGTTACCATTGCCAGGACAAAATCCCCGATTTGCACAACTCTATATATATGATACTGAACATGAAATACAGCATAGAGTAAACAGATTCAA GACAAAAGACGGAATAGATCTTGACATAGTGAAAAAACTCTCTTCTATGTTATATCAACACAATGTTCATGCCCAGAGTTTTAAGATGGCAAGGGATATACTTTCCGAAGGCAATGTTTCTGACCTAAAGCTCCGTCTTATTTCCGAGCGACGCACCGATGGAAGAATTTATAATCAACCAACTGTTTCTGAAGTTGCTGCTCTAATTGTTGGTGATGTTGACACTGCTGAGAAGAGGGACATAATAATGCACAAACAGACTGGACAACTTCAAAGAATAGATGAATATCATACATCATATTTGGGATTTCAATATCCATTGCTTTTCCCTTATGGCGAAGATGGTTACAGGCCGAACATTAGACATCGTAATCAAGATTCCAACAATAGACGTAACTCAGAATCAATGACTGGAGTAGCCGACAATGAGGATGTTCCGTGGGAGCAagcaaataaaagaaatagaCTCACAATTAGAGAGTGGTTTGCATTTCGTATTCAAGCCAGAAAGAATGAGGCCCAAACAGTTATCAGATCAAGAAGGTTATTTCAACAGTTTTTGGTTGATGGTTATACAATGATGGAATCTGAGAGACTTCGATGGTTAAGAAAAAATCAATCTAAACTTAGAGTTGGAAAGTATAACTATCTAACAGATATCAGAACCAATGGACATACCGATGGTTCAAACACAGGGAAAAGAGTTGTCCTTCCATCGTCCTATGTTGGTAGTCGCagatacatggatcaactttactTTGATGGAATGGCAATATGTAGTTATGTTGGATTTCCCGATCTATTCATAACGTTTACGTGTAATCCAAACTGGCCGGAATTGAAACGTGTACTTGCTTCTAATAATTTGACACCAGCAGATCGGCCGGACCTCATAACGAGAATATTTAAGATGAAATTCGATGAGTTACTGTCAGATTTGACTAAAAAAAGTTGTATGGGCAAAGTTCTTGCGT ATATGTACACAATTGAGTTTCAGAAGAGAGGCCTTCCCCACGCTCATATTTTGATATTTCTACATCCATCCAGCAAATATCCAACACCTGCTGATATTGACCGTATTATATCTGCCGAAATTACGAACAAGGACACCGACGGAGACTTATATAATTTGGTAAAAAGTCACATGATACACGGACCATGCGGAAACGCACACCGGTCTTCGCAATGCATGAAGGATGGTAAATGTTCCAAATACTTTCCTAAAGACTTTCGGGCTGAGACAGTTGTCGATCAAGATGGTTATCCGGTTTACAGAAGAAGGGACAACGGTCACACTGTCATTAGGAATGGTATAGAGGTTGACACTAGATTTGTTGTTCCTTACAATGCAAAATTGTTGTTGAAGTTCAGAACTCATATTAATATGGAATGGTGCAATCAAAGCACAtccataaaatatttgtttaaatacaTCAACAAAGGCTATGATCGAATAACTGCTGCAATTGTCATGAATGAAAATGGATGTCCTATTGAGCGTCAAGATATTGATGAAATCAAGCAGTATATTAACTGTAGGTATGTTTCTCCAAGTGAAGCATCTTGGAGGATTTATGGTTTCCCCATTCATGGAAGGAAACCAGCTGTGGAAAGATTACACTTCCATTGCGAAGGTCAACATTCAGTCTACTATACTGACATCAGCAATGTTTCCAATGTCCTTGAGAAACCAAGTGTAACTGAATCGATGTTTACGGCATGGTTTGAAGCTAATCAGAAATACACCGAAGCTCAACAGTTAACTTATAGcaattttgtttcaaagtttGTATATGTCAAAAAGAAGAGAGAGTGGAAACCCAGGCAGAAGGGTTACACAATTGGCAGGTTAATTTGGGTTCCTCCAACTACAGGAGAATTGTACTTTCTCAGAATGATGCTTACACATGTGAAGGGCCCTCGAAATTATTCAGAACTGAAAATAGTTAACAACGTCAAGTACGATACTTTCCGTGATGCATGTTTTGCAATGGGCTTTATTGGGGATGATCGTGAATTTATAGCTGCTATTTCAGAGGCATTTCAGTGGGGTTCTGGCCACTATTTAAGATTGCTTTTTGTCCACATGTTGTTGTCAAGTAGCATTAACAGACCAAGGCATGTATGGAGCAAAACAAGGCATCTTCTATCTGATGGAATTCTTTACTCTCAGCAGACTATTGCCAACAACAGAG GTTTGAGGTTATCAGAACAAGAAATATACAATCTGACATTGATTGAGATAGAAAAGCTACTACAACGCAACCGTAAGAGCCTAAGCGACTTTCCTGGGATGCCAAAACCACAAGGATATGTTCCCGAAGAATTTGGCAACAAGCTTATTTACGAAGAGCGGAACTACAATCCCGATGAACAACTTCAAGAATTTAACATGCTGTATCAGAATCTCACAG ATGAACAAAGGGATGTATTTAAGCAAATCATGATGGCCGTGAATAACCAGAATGGAGGCGTGTTCTTTCTTTATGGTTACGGCGGTACAGGCAAAACCTATATGTGGAGAACACTAGCTTCTTATATAAGATCAAAGAAACAAATATGTCTGACAGCTGCTTCTTCTGGAATTGCCTCACTATTATTTCCAGGTGGCCGGACGGCGCATTCTAAATTCAAAATTCCGATTCCCACGCTTGAATCTTCCACATGCGACATAAACAAAGGGAGCGATAGAGGTGATCTACTAAAACTATCAAAGTTGATAATCTGGGACGAGGCTCCAATGTGTCACAAATTTTGTTTTGAGGCATTGGATAAAACTCTGAAGGATATCATGGGTGGATCCAAagcatcaaataaaatatttggaGGTAAGGTAATAGTCTTCGGCGGTGATTTCAGGCAAATTCTTCCAGTTATTCCAAGAGGCAGCCGCTCAGATATAGTTCATGCTACAATAAATTCATCATACATATGGGATCACTACAAGGTTTTGAAACTCACAAAGAACATGCGACTACAGCAGTCGGCAAAATCCACCAGTTCTGCAGAGTTAAGACATTTTTCAGATTGGATTTTAACTGTTGGAGATGGGAAGATATCAGAACCAAATGATGGTTACGCAGAGATCGACGTTCCTAAAGATCTGTTgatctctgattttgatgatccCCTCGAGGCAATATTTGAAAACACCTATCCAAATTTTGCCGTTAATTACAATAATGTGGATTTTCTACAGTCAAGGGCAATATTAGCTGGAACCATAGAGACTGTTGATCAAATCAATCAGTATATTTTAGAATTTGTTCCCG GTCAAGAGAAAGAGTATTTAAGCTCGGATTCAGTTGATACAACAGACGGTGACGGCAATGAATCTTTTGATGTTTTAACTCCAGAATTTTTGAATGCCTTGCAAACTTCCGGTGTCCCCAATCATAAAATCAAATTGAAGATCGGTACACCAATAATGCTTCTCAGGAATATTGACCAAGCAGAAGGCCTTTGCAATGGAACACGTCTCATTGTTACAAAATTGGCCGATCATGTTATAGAAGCAAAAATTATTTCTGGAAAGAACATTGGTGGTGTCGTATACATTGCACGAATGGACATAACTCCGACTCAATCACCATGGCCCTTCCGAATGACCAGAAGACAGTTTCCTATAATGGTATGCTACGCTATGACAATTAACAAATCTCAAGGTCAATCTTTAGATTTCGTCGGTATATATTTGCCAAGAAGCGTGTTCAGTCATGGTCAATTTTATGTGGCAGTATCAAGAGTAAAGAGCAAAAAGGGCCTAAAGATTTTAATTCACGACAAAGACAAACAACCATTGTCGGTGACGACGAATGTCGTTTTCAAAGAAGTCTTTGAAAATTTATAG
- the LOC131649965 gene encoding uncharacterized protein LOC131649965 → MAANDKPAKVDPAKNKFDVKMDPANLNLDSSDMATNDNPVKVDPAKDKSDVKMDHANLNLDAKFQMAANEKSVKVDFAEDKSDVKMDTTNLKLDAKFQVDPAKDKSDVKMDPANLNLDAMDLAKDKFDVKMDPANLNLDASVVPINREFHMAANDKPVKVDPAKDKSDVTKDPANLNLDAKFQMADNEKPLKVDLAKDKSDVKMDTTNLKLDAKFQMAANDKPVKMAANDQPVKVDPAKDKSDVKMDPANLNLDAKFQMAANDKPVKVDPAKDKSDVKMDTANLNLDASIATNDKPVKVDPAKDKSDVKMDSANLKLDASDMAGNEILVKEDAAKEKFDMSANDKPVKVDPAKDKSDVKMGTANLNLDASDMAANEIPVKVDHAKDKYDVKMDPAILKLDASMAANYKHVKVDPAKDKSDVKMDPANLNLDASMAANEKPLKVDLAKDKPEVKMNPANFNLDAKHQMAANEILVKEDPAKDKSDVKMDPANLKLDMAANDKPVKVDPAKDKSDVKMDPANLNLDAMDLAKDKFDVKMDPANLNLDASVVPINREFHMAANDKPVKVNPANDKSDVTMDSDNLKLDAKFQMAANDKPMKVDPVKDKSYVKMDPANLNLDASVVPIN, encoded by the exons AATTTCag ATGGCCGCTAATGAAAAATCTGTGAAAGTGGATTTTGCTGAGGACAAATCTGACGTGAAAATGGATACTACTAACTTGAAGTTGGATGCAA AATTTCAG GTGGATCCTGCTAAGGACAAATCTGACGTGAAAATGGATCCTGCTAACTTGAATTTGGATGCAA TGGATCTTGCTAAGGACAAATTTGACGTGAAAATGGATCCTGCTAACTTGAATTTGGATGCAAGTGTTGTGCCTATCAACCGAG AATTTCAC ATGGCTGCGAATGACAAACCTGTGAAAGTGGATCCTGCTAAGGACAAATCTGACGTGACAAAGGATCCTGCTAACTTGAATTTGGATGCAA AATTTCag ATGGCCGATAATGAAAAACCTCTGAAAGTGGATCTTGCTAAGGACAAATCTGACGTGAAAATGGATACTACTAACTTGAAGTTGGATGCAA AATTTCAG ATGGCTGCTAATGACAAACCAGTGAAA ATGGCCGCGAATGACCAACCTGTGAAAGTGGATCCTGCTAAGGACAAATCTGACGTGAAAATGGATCCTGCTAACTTGAATTTGGATGCAA AATTCCAG ATGGCTGCAAATGACAAACCTGTGAAAGTGGATCCTGCAAAGGACAAATCAGACGTGAAAATGGATACTGCTAACTTGAATTTGGATGCAAGT atTGCTACTAATGACAAACCTGTGAAAGTGGATCCTGCTAAGGACAAATCTGACGTGAAAATGGATTCTGCTAACTTGAAGTTGGATGCAAGTGAT ATGGCTGGTAATGAAATACTTGTGAAAGAGGATGCTGCTAAGGAAAAATTTGAC ATGTCTGCTAATGACAAACCTGTGAAAGTAGATCCTGCAAAGGACAAATCAGACGTGAAAATGGGTACTGCTAACTTGAATTTGGATGCAAGTGAT ATGGCTGCTAATGAAATACCTGTGAAAGTGGATCATGCTAAGGACAAATATGACGTGAAAATGGATCCTGCTATCTTGAAGTTGGATGCAAGT ATGGCAGCTAATTACAAACATGTGAAAGTGGATCCTGCTAAGGATAAATCTGACGTGAAAATGGATCCCGCTAACTTGAATTTGGATGCAAGT ATGGCTGCTAATGAGAAACCTTTGAAAGTGGATCTTGCAAAGGACAAACCAGAAGTGAAAATGAATCCTGCTAACTTTAATTTGGATGCAA AACATCAG ATGGCTGCTAATGAAATACTTGTGAAAGAGGATCCTGCAAAGGACAAATCTGACGTGAAAATGGATCCTGCTAACTTGAAGTTGGAT ATGGCTGCGAATGACAAACCTGTGAAAGTGGATCCTGCTAAGGACAAATCTGACGTGAAAATGGATCCTGCTAACTTGAATTTGGATGCAA TGGATCTTGCTAAGGACAAATTTGATGTGAAAATGGATCCTGCTAACTTGAATTTGGATGCAAGTGTTGTGCCTATCAACCGAG AATTTCAC ATGGCTGCTAATGACAAACCTGTGAAAGTGAATCCTGCTAACGACAAATCTGACGTGACAATGGATTCTGATAACTTGAAGTTGGATGCAA AATTTCAG ATGGCTGCTAATGACAAACCTATGAAAGTGGATCCTGTTAAGGACAAATCTTACGTGAAAATGGATCCTGCTAACTTGAATTTGGATGCAAGTGTTGTGCCTATCAACTGA